ggccctggcacatagtaggcacttaataatgGGTGGAAGTAGTTATTTAACCCCCCACCAGGGCCTGTAATTTCCCCCAACCCGTGACACACTGGCCCCAAGGCTCCGAGTGAACACTTAAATATTGATGTggttactcatttattcatcacTCAGCTCTCCGCCGCAGAATCTGAGGAGGGTCAGCCCCGCTCTCGGGCCTCCCGCGCCGCGGCCTGGCCGCATCCCGGCCCCCTGCGCCGGGAAAGGTTGGAGGCGGCGGCAGCTCACTCCTTTCCAGGTCGCCGATGCGGGACCGTCACGTGGCGGGGCGGCAATCGCTCCGGTTTCTCTCTGGCATTTTCCCGGGCAGGGGCGGACTGGAGGAGGGGAGAGCGCGGCCCAGGGTCAGGGGAGCGGCGGGGGTCCCTATCACCCCAAGTCCGCGCCAAGAGGCTGGCCATCCCAGGGGCGGCGGGCCGGGACCCTTTTAGGGCGACGGCTTTCCAGAGCAGGGACTTTTAGAACGGAGACGTGGGATTGGCCTGGAGGCGCAGAGCGGGTTTTTCGTACCTGGCCGCGGGTGTTGGGCTCCCCACAGGCGAGGCCGGGTTGCTTCGGGCGCCCCCAGCCAGGGGCGGGGCCACCGCGGGAACTCCGCCCACTCTCTGCAGAGGGCGCGCGCCGCCCCTTCCCGCTCCGGGCGGGTCTGCGGCTGCCTGGGCGCGAGCGGCGTCCCCGCATCCCTGTCGCACCGCCACGCGGGTCGGGGCGGCGGGCGCGGGGCGGGGAAGGGGGCGGGGCGCTGACGTCGCGGCGCGGCCCCCGGCCCGCGGCCCGGTGGGGCGGGGAGGCGGCGGCCGGTCGGCCCGGCCCAGCCCAGCCGGCAGCTGCGGCGGCGCTCGGAGTCGGTTCCTGACCGCCTTCTGCCGCGGCCGAGTTTGTCACCAGGTCCCGGGGTCTGCACCGGCTCGGCCAGACTTCGCCCGCCGCTTCCCCGCCATGGCCCTGGTGCGGGGCGCGGAGCCGGCGGCGGGGCCTTCCCGCTGGCTGCCCACGCACGTCCAGGTGACCGTGCTGCGGGCCCGCGGGCTGCGGGGCAAGAGCTCGGGCGCGGGCAGCACCAGCGACGCGTACACCGTGATCCAGGTGGGCCGCGAGAAGTACAGTACGTCGGTGGTGGAGAAGACGCACGGCTGTCCCGAGTGGCGTGAGGAGTGCTCCTTCGAGCTGCCGCCCGGTGCCCTGGATGGCCTGCTGCGGGCGCAGGAGGCCGACGCGGGCCCGGCGCCCTGGGCCGCGAGCTCTGCCGCCGCCTGCGAGctggtgctcaccaccatgcacCGCTCGCTTATCGGCGTCGACAAGTTCCTGGGCCAAGCCACGGTGGCGCTGGACGAGGTCTTCGGCGCAGGCCGCGCCCAGCACACGCAGTGAGTAGGGGGCGCGGGGGCACAGAAACGGCTAAAGGCCTAACTGGGCGGGGCTGGTGGGGGATCAGGACCCTGAACTTCCGCCGGGCGGGTGAGCCCCTTGCCTCGCGCTCAAGGTCGTAAACCGACAGACACGTTGGTTCTTCGCATTTCGGGGTCGCCTTCATGCTCCCCAAACGTGCGCTGTGTGCGGCTTCACCGCTAGTGGTCCCTGAGAGGCCTGGGGGAGGTTCAAGTGGTGGCGAACGTTGGGAGTAGATTGCCAAGTAAAGTTAGGAATGAGATTCAGAGGCTTTGGGGCTATGGAAACCTCAAGAAGGGAAATCTTGGGGCCATTCTTAGAGCCTCCGGGCCTACCTCCCTTTCCTCAAAGGGGAGGGGAACTGCGGGCGCCTGTCCGGCAAGGGAGTGGAGAGGCACAGACTTGCCCTGCGGGGGAAGGAAGGCCAGGTGTCTTTCTCCAGGGCGAGGTTGAATGTTGATTACCCCGCTAAACGTAGAAGCTGGCTGCAGAGGGCATCTGCTTCTTGCCTGGCTCTCAAGATGCCCTCCACTATCTAGAGATGTCACCCCCCCCATCCTGTCTCTCTGTGTCCTGTGTCCCTGGTCTGAGGGCAGGAGGAGCTCCTaagcaaaaaaaggaaacacttgaGTCAGCCTTCCAGtggcctgcctgccctgccctgcctgagGTAGGAGGCAGCGGCATGGTTAATGCACAGCAGGAGATTATCTCCCGGTCATTTCCACCTCAATGGGccaggtttttttaaaatcatttattttggcAGCATTTAACCTTGCCTGTGTTAAGATCAAGGCTTCAGCCTTGGAGCCCCATTTCCTGTTTTGGGCTTGGGCAGGAGCTGGAAGCCAGTCCGGGGGCTGACAGCCTGCTGTGGATCACTCAAGTGGTTAACTTGGGAGTGATCTGGGTAGGAGGGTAAGGGGATTGGGGCAGGACTGTGCCTTAGGTCAGGAGAGGTGCCGCAAACGTTTGCCCTGGTGGAATGGCATCCACTGAGTGAATAAATCCAGGAAGGCTTGCAGGAGGAAGGGGATGAGCCTGATGCAAACCCAAATGAAAGCAGGATTTAGGTAAAAAGGATCTGACCTTGAATGTTTTCCGAAACATGGGTGTGAAATGACCTTCCTGGCTGTCTCTCTGTGGCCTGGGATGAGGAGGGCATTAGTGCAGGGCAGGTTCCAGGCGTGGCTGTGACTTAACTCCATCTCCCCATCCCCTGGCctgctcccctccttccttcatgACTTGCTGTTTGGTGGCTGGGTGTGGAATCATGTGGTATAGCTTggaccttgttttgtttttttcctcctttctgtcctctccctccttcctggtTCCTGGAGCCCAACAGGGTGGGTATATGGGGCGAAAAGCTCTCCCCTGGATCTCTTAGCCCATTCTTTTTCAGAGGAAGTGCCTGTCCCCCAAATcatcccaccccttcccccagtccTTCACCCTCCACCAATCAGCTACTCTGACCAGACTGGTAGATGACACAtctgttggggggggggggggggtgctggGGGAACAAGAGGAGGCAGACCAAAAAAAGGCTCCAGGCCTGCAGGGAGCAGCTTCTTTGATTGTTTTTTCCAGTTCCTGCCCATGCTTTCCTCTTGGCCTCTGGCTCTTCCTTAGCTGAGCTGGCCAAGCCTGTAGGTCCAGGTGGACCCGTTTTCAGCCAAGAACAGCCTGTCTTGGAGAATTTGACTTACCACCCCTTGATCTGAATGGGAGCCTTAATTTACTTTATAGAAATAATCCTTTCCACTAGGATCTTTCCACACGCACCTGGCTGTTTTCTCTGATGCTATGACCTGGTTTATTTCTAGAACTGGGAGGGAACAGGAGTGGGGAGGGTCACTTAGGGTGGGCAGAGGAAAGTATGTGAAGTTGGCCTGGTGCTCTAGTTTACTGGACCTAACACAGTGCCCACTGACAGAGAAGGAGGGCTGTCAACCCTGCTGTGGTCCCCACCTCTGGCTCTAGTGGTCATTCCTGGTGGTATTTCCTGGAGCACCCTGCTGTGGGCTACCGAGACTGAGTCTGAATGCTGCCTGGTAGGGAGAGGGCAAAGCAGAGAAGACCAGGGTGTACCCTCCTCAGCTTTGGATAATGGTGGAAAAGAAAAGTATCTCTTCCTTAACTCCAGGAGTTGGCCGCGGTGGTGTCAGGCAGGGCAGATGGTGGCCCTTTGCCAAGAGAGGACCTGACTGGGGGAGGTACCTTCATGGTTGGGAAGGGGCTGCAGAGTGGCACTGGACAGATCCCAGTCCCAAAACTGCCACCTGTGGCAAGTCATATAAActcttggtgcctcagttttcacatctgtaaaatggagataatttatACCTTCATAGGGTTGATGTGAGGgatgaaatgaaaatgcaactTAAGCACCTAGTACAGTCCCTGTACATGGTGAGTGGTCAGTGCAGAGCAGTGATGGTGAAGGGAGGTTTTGGTAACAATGTCTGGAAGAGCTTCTTATGGGATGGGGGAGACAGTCTAGAACTTAGAGCCTAGgaaagcctcagaatcatgggtGATGGAGTACACAGAAGAGTACGAGAGTTCCCAGCGAAATGAGCTGGCCCTTTGCAGCTCTCTGCATTCTATTTGCTGCTAGAGGCTCAAGAACTAGGGCTGGGCTTGA
This DNA window, taken from Macaca thibetana thibetana isolate TM-01 chromosome 13, ASM2454274v1, whole genome shotgun sequence, encodes the following:
- the LOC126934100 gene encoding translation initiation factor IF-2-like — encoded protein: MRGRRSRPGSRRPARSGKGRRAPSAESGRSSRGGPAPGWGRPKQPGLACGEPNTRGQSAPARENAREKPERLPPRHVTVPHRRPGKE